Proteins encoded by one window of Zerene cesonia ecotype Mississippi chromosome 8, Zerene_cesonia_1.1, whole genome shotgun sequence:
- the LOC119828802 gene encoding atlastin-like, with protein sequence MEGLKSGYGIRVVTPSPEHTFELEEKMLSDLLLRDDVKDCSVVVLSVAGPYRKGKSFLLDFFLRYLQQTYNVKDGSDWLGAENVPLSGFSWRGGSDRDTTGLLLWSQPFFTTLPTGKKVVIFLMDTQGTFDSESTVKDNATVFALSTMLSSVQIYNLSQNIEEDDLQHLQLFTDYGRLAQQNITGKPFQQLLLMIRDWSAPYEYAYGAAGGSKLLEKRLEIHEDQHEELKSIRRHIAACFEKLTCFLMPHPGLNVATNPNFDGKLAEISPEFKTCLRELVPLMLAPENLLVKKIAGQELKAKDLLFYFKAYLNIFNGDDLPEPKSILAATAEANNLSAVSDARDVYETLMEEVVGGNQPYLDPAQLEEQHQRAKNKALHAFHSKRKMGGDNLEATYMEKLTKELEENYEQYRAHNEAKNLFGMVGTPTLLAALALLGFLVSFVGSTLGVQTVVALGQIIAIGALVLLGFWTYTRISGNMRDVGQQIDRVADIIRTHVTRQILGAAASQLAPSLGPSREKQA encoded by the exons atggAAGGTTTAAAATCTGGTTATGGGATACGCGTGGTGACGCCGTCACCTGAACACACCTTCGAGCTGGAAGAAAAGATGCTTTCAGATCTCCTACTACGAGATGATGTCAAAGACTGCTCGGTCGTGGTCCTTTCTGTGGCCGGTCCTTATAGGAAGGGCAAGTCCTTCTTGTTGGACTTCTTCCTTCGTTACCTTCAGCAAACG TACAATGTAAAAGATGGCAGCGACTGGTTAGGGGCAGAAAATGTTCCTCTCAGCGGTTTCTCCTGGCGAGGCGGTTCTGACAGAGACACAACGGGCTTGCTGCTCTGGTCACAACCATTTTTCACCACCCTACCCACTGGGAAAAAG GTTGTTATATTTCTAATGGATACTCAAGGCACATTCGACAGCGAGTCCACAGTTAAAGACAACGCCACGGTCTTCGCTCTATCCACCATGCTGTCTTCTGTGCAAATCTATAACTTATCACAAAACATAGAAGAGGATGATTTACAGCATTTACAG CTGTTCACAGACTACGGCCGCCTCGCCCAGCAGAATATTACAGGGAAGCCATTTCAGCAATTGCTGTTGATGATCAGGGACTGGAGCGCCCCCTACGAGTACGCTTATGGCGCGGCAGGTGGATCAAAGCTCCTGGAAAAGAGGCTGGAG ATTCATGAAGACCAGCATGAAGAATTGAAATCCATCAGACGGCACATCGCGGCGTGCTTCGAGAAGCTAACGTGCTTTCTGATGCCACACCCTGGCCTCAACGTGGCCACCAATCCCAATTTTGATGGAAAACTCGCCG AAATTAGCCCCGAGTTTAAAACGTGCCTTCGTGAGCTTGTCCCGCTAATGTTGGCGCCAGAAAACTTGCTCGTGAAGAAGATTGCTGGCCAAGAGTTAAAGGCGAAAgacttgttattttatttcaaggcgtatttgaatatttttaacggGGATGATTTGCCGGAACCGAAAAGTATATTAGCG GCCACGGCGGAGGCCAACAACCTATCGGCAGTATCGGACGCGCGTGATGTGTATGAAACTTTAATGGAGGAAGTGGTTGGTGGAAACCAGCCGTATCTGGACCCCGCCCAGCTGGAGGAGCAGCACCAGCGTGCCAAGAACAAGGCCCTGCACGCCTTCCACAGCAAGCGGAAAATGGGGGGAGATAACCTTGAAGCTACATATATGGAAAAGTTGACTAAG GAGCTTGAGGAGAACTACGAACAATACCGCGCTCACAACGAAGCCAAGAACTTATTCGGCATGGTGGGCACGCCGACCCTGCTCGCTGCGCTGGCGCTGCTCGGCTTCCTCGTCAGCTTTGTTGGCTCCACGCTGGGGGTACAGACTGTGGTCGCGTTGGGGCAGATCATTGCTATTGGGGCACTTGTTTTGCTCGGCTTTTGGACGTATACcag AATAAGTGGCAATATGCGCGATGTTGGTCAGCAGATCGATCGAGTAGCTGACATAATACGAACTCAT GTAACACGACAAATTCTTGGCGCGGCTGCAAGCCAACTGGCGCCATCTTTGGGACCGTCGAGAGAGAAACAAGCGTAG
- the LOC119828780 gene encoding FK506-binding protein-like, whose protein sequence is MNIETIVSSRQDRELLKTIITPGDYSIVPYEDSRCKIKVSDVKCTNEDGPCTIEPESVVFSSDFDGTVIIGDTDFFLDKDIELILQQMCCGETCIANMVYKDKNGELVKEITCQIHLSEVTEEQLISDWSWNRLYESALHHKEKGVALVREGRFPDAFRRFSKGLKMIIAIEPIDEKVIDDDQVRELIDVKVKLFNNLAFCQLKFDEFEAAKQLCDRALQHDPDNLKSRYRRCVAHTGLKMYEEAWEDIQFVLAVNPDDVDAQARADHLSPIIDRITSNYNNMVRRMFRM, encoded by the exons atgaacatCGAAACGATTGTAAGCTCACGGCAGGACAgagaattattgaaaacaataatcacACCCGGCGATTATTCCATAGTTCCATACGAAGATTCTCGATGTAAAATTAAAGTGAGCGATGTTAAATGTACAAATGAGGACGGCCCATGTACAATAGAACCAGAGAGCGTTGTGTTCAGTTCCGATTTCGATGGGACCGTCATAATCGGGGACACCGATTTCTTTTTAGACAAGGATATTGAACTGATTTTACAGCAGATGTGTTGTGGCGAGACCTGTATCGCTAATATGgtgtataaagataaaaatggcGAGCTTGTTAAAGAAATTACTTGTCAAATTCATTTATCAGAGGTAACAGAAGAGCAACTGATCAGTGATTGGAGCTGGAACAGGTTGTACGAGTCCGCTTTACATCATAAGGAGAAAGGTGTGGCATTAGTGAGGGAGGGAAGGTTTCCAGATGCGTTCCGAAGGTTTAGCAAAGGTTTGAAGATGATTATAGCTATTGAACCTATTGATGAAAAGGTTATTGATGACGACCAAGTAAGGGAACTGATTGACGTTAAG GTAAAGCTCTTCAACAATTTAGCGTTCTGCCAACTGAAGTTTGACGAGTTTGAAGCAGCAAAACAATTGTGTGATAGAGCGTTACAGCACGATCCTGATAACTTGAAGTCTAGATACAGGCGATGCGTGGCTCACACAGGTCTTAAGATGTACGAAGAAGCCTGGGAGGACATACAGTTTGTATTAGCGGTTAATCCTGATGATGTTGACGCACAAGCAAGGGCCGATCATCTCAGCCCGATAATTGATAGAATTACAAGTAACTATAACAATATGGTAAGGAGAATGTTTAGAATGTAA
- the LOC119828774 gene encoding uncharacterized protein LOC119828774, whose amino-acid sequence MTLLLKSVWRNVLRNRPLSNSTIRSSLSSSISELTITRPTDVLMNSIKTAPSPAEVLAAVQNNLGSMTHRHMLQALRTLFELQKSNRMDPEALIKDPGFSLLCQNFKKHVRCLEVGETIEAIKALSYLRVPVDSLIVQTLLQLVRYNINMLNIRQIMFLDFLLSRFDTKNHLVDALKLALPLAFQIHLPLELDNDDLPLLRDMLMYSCSHDLPDRCINNIVTGLLLHDQAIDAHIARSIIWSLCDVNCTEKAFPTRVQLLHICCDILTERIDSLSYEDVLRTAARLKGRILEKHPEYYHQELMDAIAGYVINNNIPFEKGLLVARVLSRIAHTNLGLIQYLCEQAASNPETLSNARTNILFGFINCLSNNNFTPEGRQWDEIRKQISQNPILNANTTALPWTKVCLELASLGYYDDKLLSKVFSEEFISKYLSRENNNLDHLQLLTLHEAVRAFHSDGYSMPSDVLEKARNSYPVHAVNEELEKYLVKGLGGQEYVVRNVMLPSGIVADVVVCLKNGCPVKLPSLSSNLKVPLENLNIPPGAITICIMNFNYGCFSMNSNRLRGPFRLIVDILEKQGYITVAFNVNEWMNAPMHERTPYIMREINYRCGEIGMKLSAT is encoded by the exons ATGACATTGTTACTGAAAAGTGTATGGAGGAATGTGTTGAGGAACAGGCCTCTCAGCAATTCTACGATAAGATCAAGTCTCTCCTCCAGca TATCAGAGCTGACCATAACTAGACCAACAGATGTTCTGATGAACAGCATCAAGACAGCCCCCAGTCCTGCTGAGGTGCTGGCTGCGGTTCAAAACAATTTGGGGTCCATGACACATAGGCACATGCTGCAGGCTTTACGCACATTATTCGAGCTTCAGAAGTCTAACAG AATGGATCCAGAGGCCCTCATAAAAGACCCCGGTTTCAGTCTCCTGTGTCAAAACTTCAAAAAACATGTCCGCTGCCTAGAAGTAGGCGAAACGATTGAGGCAATCAAGGCGCTCTCCTACCTCCGCGTTCCTGTCGACTCCCTTATCGTCCAAACCCTCTTACAACTAGTGCGTTACAACATCAACATGCTGAATATCCGACAAATCATGTTCCTCGACTTCCTTCTGTCGCGTTTCGATACCAAGAATCATTTAGTCGACGCGCTCAAACTGGCCCTGCCTCTCGCTTTCCAAATACACCTTCCCCTGGAGCTGGACAATGATGATCTTCCCCTATTACGGGACATGCTCATGTACTCGTGTTCTCACGACTTACCTGATAGATGCATCAACAATATTGTCACGGGACTGCTCCTGCACGACCAGGCGATCGATGCCCACATAGCCAGATCGATTATTTGGTCACTATGTGATGTAAATTGCACGGAGAAGGCATTTCCGACGAGAGTCCAGCTGCTCCACATTTGCTGTGACATTTTAACGGAGCGGATCGACAGTCTGTCGTACGAGGACGTGCTGAGAACTGCAGCCAGGTTGAAAGGAAGGATACTGGAGAAACACCCGGAGTATTATCATCAGGAGCTGATGGATGCGATCGCTGGATATGTGATCAATAATAACATTCCCTTTGAAAAAGGGCTGCTTGTTGCTAGAGTGCTGTCTAGGATC gCGCACACGAATCTAGGGCTCATCCAATACCTGTGCGAGCAAGCCGCATCCAACCCAGAGACGTTATCGAACGCGCGCACAAATATCCTCTTCGGCTTCATTAACTGCCTGTCGAACAACAATTTCACCCCCGAAGGGCGCCAATGGGATGAAATACGGAAGCAAATATCCCAAAACCCCATCCTCAATGCGAACACTACAGCTCTACCCTGGACGAAAGTGTGCTTGGAGCTCGCGTCCTTGGGCTATTACGATGACAAATTGCTGAGCAAAGTCTTCTCGGAGGAGTTCATTTCGAAATATTTGTCCAGGGAGAACAATAACTTGGACCACCTGCAGCTGCTAACGCTTCATGAGGCGGTGAGAGCGTTCCACAGTGATGGCTACAGCATGCCGAGCGATGTGCTGGAGAAAGCCAGGAACTCGTACCCAGTGCACGCGGTGAACGAGGAGCTGGAGAAGTACTTGGTGAAGGGGCTGGGTGGGCAGGAGTATGTCGTGCGGAACGTGATGCTGCCCAGCGGCATTGTTGCTG ATGTGGTTGTGTGCTTGAAAAATGGCTGCCCTGTAAAACTACCCTCACTCAGTAGCAATTTAAAAGTACCATTAGAAAACCTCAATATACCACCAGGAGCTATCAC AATATGCATCATGAACTTCAACTATGGCTGTTTCTCAATGAACAGCAATCGACTTCGCGGCCCGTTCCGTCTTATAGttgatattttagaaaaacaaGGTTACATTACAGTTGCGTTCAATGTCAATGAATGGATGAACGCGCCGATGCATGAACGCACCCCATATATCATGAGAGAAATAAACTATAGATGTGGCGAAATCGGAATGAAGCTATCAGCCACTTGA